One stretch of Pigmentiphaga aceris DNA includes these proteins:
- a CDS encoding winged helix-turn-helix transcriptional regulator, with the protein MKESLTGCSVEESMRLLGGRWRLLLVSYLLDGPKRFNDLRRDVPGISQRMLTLDLRALEDAGLVKRTVYPTSPVKVEYDLTEDGKRLHPVVDVMKEFGLWLKQRDADKTAAR; encoded by the coding sequence ATGAAAGAAAGCCTGACTGGCTGTTCCGTGGAAGAGTCGATGCGTCTGTTGGGTGGACGCTGGCGTCTGCTGCTGGTGTCCTACCTGCTGGATGGCCCCAAGCGCTTCAACGACCTTCGCCGCGACGTGCCCGGTATTTCGCAGCGCATGCTCACGCTGGACTTGCGGGCATTGGAAGATGCTGGTTTGGTGAAGCGCACGGTGTATCCGACCTCGCCGGTCAAGGTTGAATATGACTTGACCGAGGACGGCAAACGATTGCATCCCGTCGTGGATGTGATGAAGGAATTCGGCCTGTGGCTGAAGCAGCGTGATGCTGATAAAACCGCCGCGCGATAA